A single window of Plasmodium reichenowi strain SY57 chromosome 12, whole genome shotgun sequence DNA harbors:
- a CDS encoding heat shock protein DnaJ Pfj4 has translation MSRRVNYYEVLGVPQDADLTVIKKSYRTLAMKWHPDKNPNNKAEATERFKQISEAYEVLSDPKRRRKYDLYGTDENYMADENDEFSNFHKNFGFNDAQRIFEMFFGDSSPFGNDSFFSDVMGSSFVDKRRGRVPRSNDPFDNFFGSSFNVSFGSSFDNFMDGGSCFTSVETSTSNGGKFKNRVVKTSTSKSTSIINGKRVTRIETVKTLPNGTVERTVTEREEDDRGNINIRQLPAHELRRNKR, from the exons atgtcAAGGAGGgtaaattattatgaagTTTTAGGTGTCCCTCAAGATGCTGATTTAACAGTTATTAAAAAGTCATATAGAACATTGGCTATGAAATGGCATCCAg ATAAGAACCCTAATAATAAAGCTGAGGCTACTGAAAGATTTAAGCAAATTTCTGAAGCTTATGAAGTATTATCTGACCCAAAGAGACGAAGAAAATATGATT tgTATGGAACGGATGAGAATTATATGGCTGATGAGAATGACGAATTTTCCAACtttcataaaaattttgGATTTAATGATGCACAGAGAATATTTGAAATGTTTTTTGGTGACTCATCACCTTTTGGTAATGATTCATTTTTTAGTGATGTAATGGGATCATCTTTTGTTGATAAAAGAAGAGGTAGAGTTCCTAGATCGAATGATCCATTTGACAATTTTTTTGGTTCTTCATTTAATGTATCCTTTGGTTCATCTTTTGACA attTCATGGATGGGGGATCATGCTTTACATCAGTCGAAACCTCCACATCCAATGGAGGGAAATTTAAAAACAGGGTAGTAAAAACATCTACATCTAAAAGTACCTCCATAATAAATGGTAAAAGAGTTACAAGAATTGAAACAGTGAAAACCTTACCAAATGGAACTGTTGAAAGGACTGTTACTGAAAGGGAAGAAGATGACAGAGGAAATATTAACATAAGACAATTACCAGCTCATGAATTAAGAAGAAACAAAAGATAA